A section of the Streptomyces sp. SCL15-4 genome encodes:
- a CDS encoding response regulator transcription factor, translated as MSVLLEQPASLVAYRPNKPTAMVVVADPRVRSTVTRHLWALGVRDVIEASSIAEARPRIGNPRDICVADVHLPDGSGLTLLSETRAAGWPNGLALSAADDIGAVRNALAGGVKGYVVTGTRTNIGLPARPGAAPLGAARMHRRPPGAPSHPGGYRELSGREVEVLRLVAEGQSNKAIGVSMGLSALTVKSHLARIARKLGTGDRAGMVAVALRTGIIH; from the coding sequence GTGTCCGTTCTCCTTGAGCAACCCGCAAGCCTGGTCGCCTACCGCCCGAACAAGCCGACCGCCATGGTGGTCGTGGCCGACCCGCGCGTCCGCTCCACCGTCACCCGCCACCTGTGGGCGCTCGGAGTGCGCGATGTCATCGAAGCCTCGTCCATCGCGGAGGCTCGTCCCCGCATCGGCAACCCCCGCGACATCTGCGTCGCCGACGTCCACCTCCCCGACGGCTCCGGCCTCACCCTGCTGTCCGAGACCCGGGCCGCGGGCTGGCCCAACGGACTGGCGCTCTCCGCCGCCGACGACATCGGCGCGGTCCGCAACGCGCTGGCCGGCGGCGTCAAGGGCTACGTCGTCACCGGCACCCGCACCAACATCGGACTCCCCGCCCGCCCCGGCGCCGCTCCCCTCGGCGCCGCCCGTATGCACCGCCGCCCCCCGGGTGCCCCGAGCCACCCGGGCGGCTACCGAGAGCTGTCCGGACGCGAGGTCGAGGTGCTGCGGCTGGTCGCGGAGGGCCAGTCGAACAAGGCGATCGGCGTGTCCATGGGCCTGTCCGCCCTCACCGTCAAGAGCCACCTCGCCCGCATCGCCCGCAAGCTGGGCACCGGGGACAGGGCCGGCATGGTGGCCGTCGCCCTGCGCACCGGCATCATCCACTGA
- the hemE gene encoding uroporphyrinogen decarboxylase: MTANDTSTGQGPAATYDSAFLKACRREPVPHTPVWFMRQAGRSLPEYRKVREGVPMLESCMRPELVTEITLQPVRRHDVDAAIFFSDIVVPLKAIGIDLDIKPGVGPVVEQPIRTRADLARLRDLGPEDVSYVTEAIGLLTRELGATPLIGFAGAPFTLASYLVEGGPSRTYENAKAMMYGDPELWADLLDRLADITAAFLKVQIEAGASAVQLFDSWAGALAPADYRRSVMPASAKVFDAVAGYGVPRIHFGVGTGELLKLLGEAGADVVGVDWRVPLDEAARRIGPGKALQGNLDPTVLFTDKDTVEAKAREVLDAAAGLEGHVFNLGHGVMPNTDPDALTRLVEYVHTATAR; the protein is encoded by the coding sequence GTGACCGCGAACGACACCTCCACGGGCCAGGGGCCCGCAGCCACGTACGACAGCGCGTTCCTCAAGGCGTGCCGGCGCGAACCCGTGCCGCACACCCCCGTGTGGTTCATGCGCCAGGCCGGCCGCTCCCTGCCCGAATACCGCAAGGTGCGCGAGGGCGTCCCCATGCTGGAGTCCTGCATGCGGCCCGAACTGGTCACCGAGATCACGCTCCAGCCGGTGCGCCGGCACGACGTGGACGCGGCGATCTTCTTCAGCGACATCGTCGTCCCGCTGAAGGCCATCGGCATCGACCTGGACATCAAGCCCGGCGTCGGCCCGGTCGTCGAGCAGCCCATCCGCACCCGCGCCGACCTGGCCCGGCTGCGCGACCTCGGCCCCGAGGACGTGTCGTACGTCACCGAGGCCATCGGCCTGCTCACCCGCGAGCTGGGCGCCACCCCGCTGATCGGCTTCGCCGGCGCGCCGTTCACCCTCGCGAGCTACCTGGTCGAGGGCGGTCCCTCGCGCACGTACGAGAACGCCAAGGCGATGATGTACGGCGACCCCGAGCTGTGGGCCGACCTGCTGGACCGGCTCGCCGACATCACGGCCGCCTTCCTGAAGGTGCAGATCGAGGCCGGCGCGAGCGCCGTCCAGCTCTTCGACTCCTGGGCCGGCGCGCTGGCCCCCGCGGACTACCGGCGCTCGGTCATGCCGGCCTCCGCGAAGGTCTTCGACGCGGTCGCCGGGTACGGCGTGCCGCGCATCCACTTCGGCGTCGGCACCGGCGAGCTGCTGAAGCTCCTCGGGGAGGCCGGCGCGGACGTCGTCGGCGTCGACTGGCGCGTCCCGCTGGACGAGGCCGCCCGCCGCATCGGCCCCGGCAAGGCGCTCCAGGGCAACCTGGACCCGACCGTGCTGTTCACCGACAAGGACACCGTCGAGGCCAAGGCCCGCGAGGTGCTGGACGCCGCCGCCGGCCTGGAGGGGCACGTCTTCAACCTCGGTCACGGCGTCATGCCGAACACCGACCCGGACGCGCTGACCCGGCTCGTGGAGTACGTCCACACCGCGACCGCGCGCTGA
- a CDS encoding rhomboid family intramembrane serine protease, translated as MVIPVHDVNPVRRTPWVTYALIAANVLVFVTTPGMARSVTGGTDLAQLCDLHAFLDHYAAVPRELIHDRLPRLVPTGEVGVGPHGPGCVVAPPGYDKSPPLSVFTAMFLHGGWPHLLGNMLFLLIFGNNVEDRMGHIRFFLFYVVCGYAAGYGFALLNATSADPLIGASGAIAGVLGAYLVLYPRARVWVLVPFLVFLPLRLPAWLVLGFWFALQAVYSAGHGVSGAGTVAYMAHVVGFVAGMLLAWPLKPGTPPPPEPPGLLFGRRARPRTTW; from the coding sequence GTGGTCATCCCCGTCCATGACGTGAACCCGGTGCGCCGCACCCCTTGGGTGACGTACGCGCTCATCGCCGCCAACGTGCTGGTGTTCGTCACCACGCCCGGCATGGCCAGGTCCGTGACCGGCGGCACGGATCTGGCGCAGCTGTGCGATCTGCATGCCTTCCTGGACCACTACGCGGCGGTCCCCCGGGAGCTGATCCACGACCGGCTGCCCCGGCTGGTGCCGACCGGGGAGGTCGGCGTGGGCCCGCACGGTCCGGGCTGTGTCGTGGCGCCGCCGGGTTACGACAAGTCGCCGCCGCTGTCGGTGTTCACGGCGATGTTCCTGCACGGCGGCTGGCCGCACCTGCTGGGGAACATGCTGTTCCTGCTGATCTTCGGCAACAACGTCGAGGACCGGATGGGCCACATCCGCTTCTTCCTCTTCTACGTGGTGTGCGGCTACGCGGCCGGCTACGGCTTCGCACTGCTCAACGCCACCTCCGCCGACCCGCTGATCGGCGCGTCCGGCGCGATCGCCGGGGTGCTCGGCGCCTATCTGGTGCTGTATCCGAGGGCCAGGGTGTGGGTGCTGGTGCCGTTCCTGGTGTTCCTGCCGCTGCGGCTGCCCGCCTGGCTGGTGCTCGGGTTCTGGTTCGCGCTCCAGGCGGTGTACTCCGCCGGGCACGGGGTGTCCGGCGCGGGCACGGTGGCGTACATGGCGCATGTGGTCGGCTTCGTGGCGGGCATGCTGCTCGCCTGGCCGCTCAAGCCCGGTACGCCGCCCCCGCCGGAGCCGCCCGGCCTGCTCTTCGGCAGGCGCGCGCGGCCCCGCACCACCTGGTGA
- the hemG gene encoding protoporphyrinogen oxidase: MSTTGRGLGHVVVIGAGIAGLAAAHRLLERGARVTVLEAGDRVGGKLLPGEIAGVRVDLGAESMLARRPEAVTLAREAGLGEALRPPATATASIWTRGALRPMPKGHVMGVPGTAAALSGVLSDEGLARIERDADLPRTETGDDVAVGEYVAARLGREVVDRLVEPLLGGVYAGDAYRISMRSAVPQLFQAARAHASLTEGVREIQAQAAAHQRTGPVFMGIAGGVGRLPLAVAESVRARGGEILTRTPARELRREPDGWRITAGERVLRADAVVVAVPAPAAARLLRAESPGAAAELAAVEYASMALVTLAYRRADARLPEGSGFLVPPVDGRTIKASTFASHKWDWIAEEDPETVVLRTSVGRHGETEILGRDDEDLVEVSRHDLREAVGLAAVPVETRVTRWTDGLPQYPVGHHARVARVREHIAGLPGLAVCGAQYDGVGIPACVASAYAAVDELGGDRSGVRELTANPVQSLHGGAGE; encoded by the coding sequence ATGAGCACAACGGGTAGGGGCCTGGGGCACGTCGTCGTCATCGGGGCCGGCATCGCCGGGCTGGCCGCCGCGCACCGCCTGCTGGAGCGCGGCGCGCGCGTGACCGTGCTGGAGGCCGGCGACCGCGTCGGCGGCAAGCTGCTGCCCGGCGAGATCGCCGGCGTCCGGGTCGACCTCGGCGCCGAGTCCATGCTGGCCCGCCGCCCCGAGGCGGTGACCCTCGCGCGCGAGGCGGGCCTCGGCGAGGCGCTCCGGCCGCCGGCCACCGCGACCGCCTCCATCTGGACCCGGGGTGCCCTGCGGCCCATGCCCAAGGGCCACGTCATGGGCGTGCCCGGCACCGCCGCCGCGCTCTCCGGCGTCCTCTCCGACGAGGGCCTGGCCCGCATCGAACGCGACGCCGACCTGCCCCGCACCGAGACCGGCGACGACGTGGCCGTCGGCGAGTACGTGGCGGCCCGCCTCGGCCGCGAGGTCGTCGACCGGCTCGTCGAACCCCTGCTCGGCGGCGTGTACGCCGGTGACGCCTACCGCATCTCGATGCGCTCGGCCGTCCCGCAGCTCTTCCAGGCCGCCCGCGCCCACGCCTCCCTCACCGAGGGCGTCCGCGAGATCCAGGCGCAGGCCGCCGCACACCAGCGGACCGGGCCCGTCTTCATGGGCATCGCCGGCGGCGTCGGGCGGCTGCCGCTCGCGGTCGCCGAGTCGGTGCGCGCCCGCGGCGGCGAGATCCTCACCCGCACGCCCGCCCGTGAACTGCGCCGGGAGCCGGACGGCTGGCGGATCACCGCGGGCGAGCGCGTGCTGCGCGCCGACGCGGTCGTCGTCGCCGTACCCGCCCCGGCCGCCGCCCGGCTGCTGCGCGCCGAGTCCCCGGGAGCCGCCGCCGAGCTGGCCGCCGTCGAGTACGCCTCCATGGCCCTGGTCACCCTCGCCTACCGGCGCGCCGACGCGCGCCTGCCCGAGGGCAGCGGCTTCCTCGTGCCGCCCGTCGACGGCCGCACCATCAAGGCGTCCACCTTCGCCTCCCACAAGTGGGACTGGATCGCCGAGGAGGACCCGGAGACGGTGGTCCTGCGCACCTCCGTGGGCCGCCACGGCGAGACGGAGATCCTCGGCCGGGACGACGAAGACCTGGTGGAGGTCTCCCGGCACGACCTGCGCGAGGCCGTCGGCCTGGCCGCCGTGCCGGTGGAGACCCGGGTCACCCGCTGGACCGACGGCCTGCCCCAGTACCCCGTCGGGCACCACGCGCGCGTGGCCCGCGTCCGCGAGCACATCGCCGGGCTCCCGGGGCTCGCGGTGTGCGGCGCCCAGTACGACGGCGTCGGCATCCCGGCGTGCGTCGCGAGCGCGTACGCCGCGGTGGA
- a CDS encoding FAD-dependent oxidoreductase: MSIGGGRERLVVIGGDAAGMSAASQARRLRGPGELEIVAFERGHFTSFSACGIPYWVGGQVPDRDRLIARTAQEHRARDIDLRMRTEVTEIDVAGRRVRARDVDSGAESWTSYDKLVIATGARPVRPDLPGADAPGVHGVQTLDDGQALLDTLERTRGRRAVVVGAGYIGVEMAEALINRGFEVTVVNRGREPMSTLDPDMGRLVHRAMEGLGITMVDDAEVTGMLTDEGGRVRAVATRDAEFPADVVVLGIGVRPETSLARAAGLPLGAHGGLLTDPAMRVRGQEDIWAGGDCVEVLNLVSGQEQYVPLGTHANKHGQVIGTNAGGGHATFPGVVGTAVSKVCDLEIARTGLREKDARRAGLRFETVTIESTSRAGYYPGAAPMTVKMLAETRTGRLLGVQIVGREGAAKRVDIAAVALTARMTVEQMTALDLGYAPPFSPVWDPVLVAARKAASKVRSG; the protein is encoded by the coding sequence ATGAGCATCGGCGGCGGCAGGGAACGGCTGGTCGTGATCGGGGGCGACGCCGCGGGCATGTCCGCGGCGTCGCAGGCGCGGCGGCTGCGGGGGCCCGGGGAGCTGGAGATCGTGGCGTTCGAGCGCGGCCACTTCACCTCCTTCTCGGCGTGCGGCATCCCCTACTGGGTGGGCGGCCAGGTCCCGGACCGGGACCGGCTGATCGCGCGGACGGCGCAGGAGCACCGCGCGCGGGACATCGATCTGCGGATGCGCACGGAGGTCACGGAGATCGACGTGGCCGGGCGGCGGGTGCGCGCGCGGGACGTCGATTCCGGCGCCGAGTCCTGGACCTCGTACGACAAGCTGGTCATCGCCACCGGTGCCCGGCCGGTCCGCCCGGACCTGCCCGGTGCGGACGCCCCCGGGGTGCACGGCGTGCAGACGCTCGACGACGGCCAGGCCCTGCTGGACACCCTGGAGCGCACCCGTGGCCGCAGGGCCGTGGTCGTGGGCGCCGGGTACATCGGTGTCGAGATGGCCGAGGCGCTGATCAACCGGGGCTTCGAGGTGACGGTCGTCAACCGGGGCCGGGAGCCGATGTCGACGCTGGACCCGGACATGGGCCGGCTGGTGCACCGGGCCATGGAGGGCCTCGGCATCACCATGGTCGACGACGCCGAGGTGACCGGGATGCTCACCGATGAGGGAGGCCGGGTGCGGGCGGTGGCCACGCGGGACGCCGAGTTCCCGGCGGACGTGGTGGTCCTGGGCATCGGCGTCCGCCCGGAGACGTCCCTCGCCCGGGCCGCCGGACTGCCGCTCGGCGCCCACGGCGGACTGCTCACCGATCCGGCGATGCGGGTGCGCGGGCAGGAGGACATCTGGGCGGGCGGCGACTGCGTGGAGGTGCTGAACCTGGTCTCCGGGCAGGAGCAGTACGTGCCGCTCGGCACCCACGCCAACAAGCACGGCCAGGTCATCGGCACCAACGCGGGCGGCGGCCACGCCACCTTCCCCGGTGTCGTCGGCACGGCGGTGAGCAAGGTGTGCGACCTGGAGATCGCCCGCACCGGCCTGCGGGAGAAGGACGCCCGGCGGGCGGGGCTGCGGTTCGAGACGGTCACCATCGAGTCGACCAGCCGCGCCGGCTACTACCCGGGAGCCGCGCCCATGACGGTGAAGATGCTCGCCGAGACCCGCACGGGACGGCTGCTGGGCGTGCAGATCGTGGGCCGGGAGGGGGCGGCGAAGCGGGTGGACATCGCGGCGGTGGCGCTCACCGCGCGGATGACGGTGGAGCAGATGACGGCCCTGGACCTGGGCTACGCGCCGCCGTTCTCACCGGTGTGGGACCCGGTGCTGGTGGCCGCGCGCAAGGCCGCGTCGAAGGTGCGGTCGGGCTGA
- a CDS encoding DUF3000 domain-containing protein, with protein sequence MDDAEDTAQTRGGGGLPPAFRAAVDALRAARPRPQVEVEPTPAPQRLAPFAYALEAVVVDGEQELADGRLVLLHDPDGHEAWRGTFRLVTLVRAELEPEMAADPLLPEVCWSWLTGALQARGLACGEPSGTITRAGSHYFGGLAERPAASQIEIRASWTPREGLGGVPDTAAHLISWCDLLAQVAGLPPAGPGDASVVTLPQRRGPQSR encoded by the coding sequence ATGGACGACGCGGAGGACACCGCTCAGACGCGGGGGGGCGGCGGGCTGCCGCCGGCGTTCCGGGCGGCGGTCGACGCGCTGCGTGCGGCGCGGCCGCGGCCGCAGGTCGAGGTGGAGCCGACGCCCGCCCCGCAGCGGCTCGCCCCGTTCGCGTACGCGCTGGAGGCGGTGGTGGTCGACGGCGAGCAGGAGCTGGCCGACGGGCGGCTGGTGCTGCTGCACGACCCGGACGGGCACGAGGCGTGGCGGGGCACGTTCCGGCTGGTGACACTGGTGCGGGCGGAGCTGGAGCCGGAGATGGCGGCCGATCCGCTGCTGCCGGAGGTGTGCTGGTCGTGGCTGACCGGGGCGCTCCAGGCGCGCGGGCTGGCCTGCGGCGAGCCGAGCGGCACGATCACGCGCGCGGGCTCGCACTACTTCGGCGGGCTGGCGGAGCGGCCCGCCGCCTCGCAGATCGAGATCCGCGCCTCCTGGACGCCGCGCGAGGGCCTGGGCGGGGTGCCGGACACGGCCGCCCATCTGATCTCCTGGTGCGATCTGCTGGCGCAGGTCGCGGGACTGCCGCCGGCCGGCCCCGGGGACGCGTCGGTGGTGACCCTGCCGCAGCGCAGGGGTCCGCAGTCGCGGTAA